The Herbiconiux sp. SALV-R1 nucleotide sequence ACGCCGCACTGCCCAGTCCTGACGCGGAGGCGGCGTCGAGATAGAGGGTCGCCCCCGACACCCGGCGCAGGAAGGTCGACGGCACGGCCTCGGAGATCTCCTCGTGCAGGGTGGCGCGCACCGCATCCGCCTTACGGCTCTCGGGCGCGCAGATCTGCACCCATCGCGCCGAGGTGAGCGCCGGGATCGTCAGCGAGATCGCCTGGGCGGGAACGTCGTCGACCGTCGGGAAGTGGCCCTCGCCCACCTGCTGCGACCGCGACTCGGGCGTCAGGGTGATGACGCGCGCCCAGCGGTCGTCGGAGAAGTCGGCGTCGAACGGCTCGTTGAACGCGAGGTGCCCGTTCTCGCCGATGCCCATGCACACCAGGTCGAGGGGCGCCGCCCGCAATAGGCTCTCATACCGCGCGGCCTCGGCCTGCGGGTCGCCGAGTCCGCTGATGTACTCGACCTGGAAAGGGTGCACCCGGTTCTGGATGCGCTCCCTGATCCAGCGCTGGAAGCTCGCCGGATGATCGGCGTCGATGCCCAGGTACTCGTCCATGTGGAACACCGTCACGTGCCGCCACGGCACCTCCTGGTCGACGAGCGCATCGATGAAGGCGTACTGCGAGTTGCCCGTGGCGATCACCACTCTCGCCTCCCCCCGCTCGGCGACCGCTTGCCGCAGGCGTGCGGCGGCGTCGGCTGCAGCCGCCCGCCCCATCGCCGTCTCGTCGTCGAAGACGCGCACCTCCAGCTCGTCCGTCGTGAACTCGTGCATCTCGTACCTCACCTCTCGTGGAACGCCGGGGAATGCCCCCGGCAGTGACTTGCAGGACTAGTATGCATCTTGCTGCAAGTTGATGGAGGAACTATGACCTTTGTGCGAGCCCTCGTGCTCTCCCCGGCAGACGACGTCGCCGTCGTGACCACGAGCTGCGACGACGGCAGGCCGATCGACCTGTCCGACGGATCGAGGGTCGTCGCCGCCGGCGCGATACCCGCCGGGCACAAGGTCGCGGTGCGCGACCTGCCCGCCGACCACCGGGTGAGGAAGTACGGGCAGGTGATCGGCGCGACCACCTCCCCGGTGCCGCGGGGCGCGCACGTCCACACCCACAACCTCGTCATGGACACCGGCGACCGCGACCACGAGTTCGCCATCGACGTCGTGCCGCCCGCGCGGCCGCCGGGCCCCGAGCCGACCTTCCAGGGCTACCGGCGCGCCGACGGCAGGGTCGGCACCCGCAACTACGTCGGCATCGTCACCTCGGTGAACTGCTCCGCCACCACCGCCCGGCTCATCGCACAGCACTTCACCCCCGCGGTGCTGGCCGCGCATCCGCAGGTCGACGGCGTGATGGCCCTCACCCACCAGAGCGGATGCGGCATCGTCGGCGACTCGGAGGGAGCGCGCATGCTCGTGCGCACCCTGCGGGGCTATGCCGAGCATCCGAATTTCGCGGCGATCCTCGTACTCGGGCTGGGCTGCGAGATGGTGACGCTCGACCTGCTGAGCGGCTCGCTCGGGAGCACCGTGATCGATCGCCTGAACATCCAGGAGAGCGGAGGCGTGCGCTCGACGGTCGCGCTCGGCATCGAGCGGATCACCGCGATGCTGCCCGCCATCGACGCCCTCGGCCGCGCGGCGGAACCCGTCAGCGAGCTCGTGCTGGGCCTGAACTGCGGCGGCTCCGACGGCCTGTCGGGCATCACCGCCAACCCGGCGCTCGGCCTGGCCTCAGACCGGCTCGTCGCCTGGGGCGGCAGCTCGGTGCTCGCCGAGACCCCCGAGATCTACGGGGCGGAGCACCTGCTCACCCGCCGGGCCGTCGACGAGCAGACGGGCCGCCGGCTGCTCGCCCGCCTCGACTGGTGGCACGACTACCTGCAGGAGGGCGCGGGCACGCTCGACAACAACCCCTCGCCCGGCAACAAGCAGGGCGGCCTCACGACCATCCTCGAGAAGTCGCTCGGCGCCGTGGCGAAGGGTGGCAGCGCACCGCTCGTCGACGTCGTCGAGTACGGCGAGCGGGTGACCCAGAAGGGGTTCACCTTCATGGACACCCCGGGCTACGACCCGGTCTCGGTCACCGGGCTGGTCGCGGGCGGCGCGAACGTCGTCGTGTTCACCACGGGGCGGGGCTCCGTGTTCGGCTGCAAGCCCGTGCCGAGCATCAAGGTCGCCACGAACAGCGCGCTGGCGCGCCGCATGCGCGACGACATCGACATCGACGCCGGCATGATCGTCGAGGGTCTGCAGAGCCTGGGCGAGGTGGGTGAGGCGATCTTCGACCGCATCCTCGCCGTCGCCTCGGGCGAGAAGACCGCGAGCGAGGAGATCGGAGCGGGTCAGGAGGAGTTCGTGCCGTGGCACATCGGGGCGGTCACCTGACCGGAGGGGTCACCCGGCGGGCCCGACGCGGAACCCCGCCCGCGGCGCTCACGCCGCCGGGGTCTCCTCGCCGGCCGCGACGACGATGATCTCGACACCGGACGCGCGCAGGCGGTCGAGCTCGGCGGGGTCGGCGGAGTCGTCGGTGATGAGCACGTGCACGAGGTCGGCGGGGCACATCTGCGCGAGGGCGGTGCGGCCGATCTTCGAGCCGTCGGCCACCACGATGGTGCGGCGCGCGCTGGCCACCATGGCGTGGTTGGTGCGGGCCTCCGTCTCGTCGTGGGTGGTGATGCCGGCCTCGGCGGAGACGCCGTCGGCGCCCAGGATGGCGGTGCCGATGTTCACCGCCGAGAAGGTGCCTTCGGCGAGCACGCCCACGAGCTCGAGCGACTGGGCGCGCAGGATGCCCCCCGTCATCACCACCTTGAGTCGCGGATGCGGTGCCACCAGCGAGGCGATCGACAGCGAGTTGGTGACCACCGTGAGATCGGAGTGGTGGGCGAGCTCGCGGGCCACGCCCGCCGTCGTCGACCCGCCGCTCAGGGCGACGGCGTGCCGTTCTCGCGGCACGAGGGCAACCGCGGCGCGGGCGATCCTCCGCTTCGCCTCCTGGAACCGGGTGTCGCGCAGGTCGACCGGGAGTTCGAGCACCGAGCTGGTGGCCTTCGCGCCACCGTGCGTTCTCACCAGGAGCCCCTGGTCGGCGAGCACCGTGAGGTCGCGGCGCACGGTGGCGATGGAGCCGCCGACCAGCTCGCGCAGGCCGTGCAGGGAGATCTCGCCCTGCTCCGCGACGGCATCAAGGATCGCTGCGAGACGACGGGAGCGCTTGCGCGACCCGGTCAGTTCGGCGACGGAGGTGGTGCTGGATGCGGTGGCCACGCACCGATCATGACAGGTGAGCGATTGAGCGTCAATTCGCGCATTCTGTTGCCGTGTTCGCGCACTTCTCGGGATGATCGGTGTATGCCCACCATCGTCTTCCTCGGAGCCGGCAGCGTCGTGTTCACCCGACAGCTCGCCACCGACCTCCTCCGCTTCTCCGACCTCCCCCGCCTCACCCTGGTGCTGCACGACATCGACGGCGAGCGCCTCGACGTCGCGCGAGGCACCGTCGAGAACATCTCGGTTCAGCTCGGCACACCGGTCGACGTGCGCGCCACCCTCGATCGGCGCGAGGCGCTCGACGGCGCCGACTTCGTCGTCAATATGATCCAGGTGGGCGGCATCGCGGCCACCCGCGTCGACCTCGAGCTCCCCTTCCGTCGGGGACTCCGGCAGACCATCGGCGACACCACTGGTGTGGGCGGCGTCTTCCGCGCCCTCCGTACCTTCCCGGTGCTCAGCGGCATCGCCGCCGACATGAAGGAGCTCTGCCCCGACGCGCTGTTCCTCAACTACACCAACCCGATGGCGATGAACGTGTGGTGGATGTCGGTGGTCGCCCCCGAGATCCGCACTTACGGTCTCTGCCACAGCGTGTACTGGACGGTGCACGACCTGTGCGAGCTGGTGGGCGTGCCCGTCGAGGGAACGCACTACCGCGCCGCGGGCGTGAACCACCAGGCCTGGCTCACGGAGTGGAGCCGCGACGGCGTCGACCTCTACCCGCGCCTGCGCGAACGCATCGCGAGCGACCCCGAGCTCGACCGGCGGGTGCGTGTCGAGATCCTCAAGCGCATCGGCTACTACCCCACCGAGACGAGCGAGCACTCGGCCGAGTACCTCGACTGGTTCCTGCGCTCGGATGCTCAGATCGAGCGGTTCCGCCTGAAGCCGTTGGAGTACATCGGCATCTCGGAGGAGAACGTGCGCGAGTTCGAGC carries:
- a CDS encoding 6-phosphogluconolactonase produces the protein MHEFTTDELEVRVFDDETAMGRAAAADAAARLRQAVAERGEARVVIATGNSQYAFIDALVDQEVPWRHVTVFHMDEYLGIDADHPASFQRWIRERIQNRVHPFQVEYISGLGDPQAEAARYESLLRAAPLDLVCMGIGENGHLAFNEPFDADFSDDRWARVITLTPESRSQQVGEGHFPTVDDVPAQAISLTIPALTSARWVQICAPESRKADAVRATLHEEISEAVPSTFLRRVSGATLYLDAASASGLGSAA
- a CDS encoding UxaA family hydrolase, producing MTFVRALVLSPADDVAVVTTSCDDGRPIDLSDGSRVVAAGAIPAGHKVAVRDLPADHRVRKYGQVIGATTSPVPRGAHVHTHNLVMDTGDRDHEFAIDVVPPARPPGPEPTFQGYRRADGRVGTRNYVGIVTSVNCSATTARLIAQHFTPAVLAAHPQVDGVMALTHQSGCGIVGDSEGARMLVRTLRGYAEHPNFAAILVLGLGCEMVTLDLLSGSLGSTVIDRLNIQESGGVRSTVALGIERITAMLPAIDALGRAAEPVSELVLGLNCGGSDGLSGITANPALGLASDRLVAWGGSSVLAETPEIYGAEHLLTRRAVDEQTGRRLLARLDWWHDYLQEGAGTLDNNPSPGNKQGGLTTILEKSLGAVAKGGSAPLVDVVEYGERVTQKGFTFMDTPGYDPVSVTGLVAGGANVVVFTTGRGSVFGCKPVPSIKVATNSALARRMRDDIDIDAGMIVEGLQSLGEVGEAIFDRILAVASGEKTASEEIGAGQEEFVPWHIGAVT
- a CDS encoding DeoR/GlpR family DNA-binding transcription regulator — its product is MATASSTTSVAELTGSRKRSRRLAAILDAVAEQGEISLHGLRELVGGSIATVRRDLTVLADQGLLVRTHGGAKATSSVLELPVDLRDTRFQEAKRRIARAAVALVPRERHAVALSGGSTTAGVARELAHHSDLTVVTNSLSIASLVAPHPRLKVVMTGGILRAQSLELVGVLAEGTFSAVNIGTAILGADGVSAEAGITTHDETEARTNHAMVASARRTIVVADGSKIGRTALAQMCPADLVHVLITDDSADPAELDRLRASGVEIIVVAAGEETPAA
- the melA gene encoding alpha-galactosidase, coding for MPTIVFLGAGSVVFTRQLATDLLRFSDLPRLTLVLHDIDGERLDVARGTVENISVQLGTPVDVRATLDRREALDGADFVVNMIQVGGIAATRVDLELPFRRGLRQTIGDTTGVGGVFRALRTFPVLSGIAADMKELCPDALFLNYTNPMAMNVWWMSVVAPEIRTYGLCHSVYWTVHDLCELVGVPVEGTHYRAAGVNHQAWLTEWSRDGVDLYPRLRERIASDPELDRRVRVEILKRIGYYPTETSEHSAEYLDWFLRSDAQIERFRLKPLEYIGISEENVREFEHARNILAEGGDLPLHDAADAAEYAPQIIHSVLTGTVREIHVNVPNAGLIAELPEGAAVEVPATVDATGVHPERSGPLPAAGAALNRTYLSVAELTVNAALEGDPELVRRAVLLDGNASSSLTPDEIWELCDELTAAHAAFLPRALGGTLAEAR